In Nocardia sp. XZ_19_385, the sequence CGCCGGTTTCGTAGAGCCGCCAGAGCAGTGGGGTGTGCGGGCGCACCGGGTCGATCTCGCTACCGAGGTAGAAGGCGTCGCCGGCGTGCAGCAGCCATCCGTTGCCCGTGTCGACGGCGACGCCGACGTGGCCGCGGGTGTGGCCGGGCAGCGGGACGACGAGGATCTCCGAGGGCAGCCCCGGCAGGTCGCGAACCGCGCGGAAGCCGAACCAGTCTGTGCCGCCGCCGGTTTCGTTGACGAGCCACTTCGGTTCGTGCGACCACTGCTGTTTGCGGTAGCGCAGCCGTTCCGACAGTGTCTTCGGTTCGGTGACGGCCCGCAGTTCCGGTCCGTGGACGTGGACGGTCGCGTGCGGGAAGTCGGCGAGTCCGCCCGCGTGGTCCAGATCCAGGTGGGTGACGATGATGTCGCGCACGTCGGCGAGGTCGTAGCCCAGAGCTTCGATCTGCCGGATCGCGGTCTCATGCTCGATCAGCTTGGCGCCCAAAGCATATCGGGCGGGGCCGATCATGCGGCCGGGGTCCCGCACGCAGCCCAGGCCATAGCCGGTGTCGACGAGCACCAGGCCGGCGCCGGTGTCGACGAGGATGCAGTGGTCGACCACGCCCATCGACATGGTGCCGCAGTTGAGGTGATGTATCCGCACAAGCTGAGCGTCCCAGACGGTGGTGGGCCGGTCAATGAATCGAGATCGATCGAAGTCCGAGTCATCAACCGTCCCTCCCCGAGGGTTTCCGGTACAGATAGGTCCGCGCCCATCCAGTATCGGCACCGCCGCCCGAATCACCGCTACCCGAATCCGCGCGCGCGATCATGGGTGAGCCGAGTAGTCGATACCTCAGCT encodes:
- a CDS encoding MBL fold metallo-hydrolase produces the protein MRIHHLNCGTMSMGVVDHCILVDTGAGLVLVDTGYGLGCVRDPGRMIGPARYALGAKLIEHETAIRQIEALGYDLADVRDIIVTHLDLDHAGGLADFPHATVHVHGPELRAVTEPKTLSERLRYRKQQWSHEPKWLVNETGGGTDWFGFRAVRDLPGLPSEILVVPLPGHTRGHVGVAVDTGNGWLLHAGDAFYLGSEIDPVRPHTPLLWRLYETGAIVPRAYHENRRRLVELNRAHGSEITIFCSHDPSAFRRLSA